One window of the Elusimicrobiota bacterium genome contains the following:
- a CDS encoding Gfo/Idh/MocA family oxidoreductase, whose product MKNNDVYKRKLRGGMVGGGIGAFIGPVHRMAATMDGEAEYVAGALHVDPVIARESGEKLFFDPNRTYTDYRDMAEKEALLSNDNKIDFVTIVTPNFTHFDIAKTFLEAGFNVICEKPMCISLAQAKQLEIIVKKTRKVFALGHIYTGYPMVKHAKYMVTTGQLGTINKIVVEYPQGWLLPAIFTKGKAINWRMNPKTSGASCCVGDIGTHAENLARYITGLKIIELCADTTSFIPGHKLEDDANVLLRYDSGAKGILYASQISAGEENGLTIRVYGTKAGIEWHQQNPNYLTVKGTDGIYKTLSKGTGVLCDAAKAAGRLPAGHPDGFIESYANLYREAYKSIREEVSGKRFTIYDYPTVEDGVTGNAFIETVLASAGSKSKWVKMKK is encoded by the coding sequence ATGAAAAATAATGATGTGTACAAACGCAAACTACGCGGAGGAATGGTAGGCGGCGGTATTGGCGCGTTCATCGGGCCGGTACACCGTATGGCTGCAACAATGGATGGTGAAGCGGAATACGTTGCCGGCGCGTTGCATGTAGACCCAGTAATTGCGAGAGAGTCCGGGGAAAAACTGTTTTTTGACCCCAACCGTACATATACTGACTACCGTGATATGGCAGAAAAAGAAGCGTTATTATCAAATGACAATAAAATAGATTTTGTTACTATAGTAACGCCTAATTTCACGCATTTTGATATTGCAAAAACTTTTCTTGAAGCCGGATTCAACGTTATATGCGAAAAACCTATGTGCATCAGCCTCGCACAAGCGAAACAACTCGAGATAATCGTAAAGAAAACGCGGAAAGTTTTTGCGTTAGGGCACATCTATACCGGCTACCCTATGGTAAAACACGCGAAGTACATGGTTACAACCGGGCAGTTAGGAACAATCAACAAAATTGTTGTTGAGTATCCCCAGGGATGGCTGCTTCCCGCGATATTCACTAAAGGTAAAGCTATCAACTGGCGGATGAACCCCAAAACCTCCGGTGCGTCATGCTGCGTTGGAGATATCGGCACACACGCAGAAAATCTTGCACGTTACATCACAGGGTTGAAGATAATAGAATTATGCGCGGATACCACATCGTTTATCCCGGGACATAAACTTGAAGACGACGCGAATGTCTTGTTACGTTACGATTCCGGTGCAAAAGGGATACTTTACGCATCACAAATTTCTGCGGGTGAAGAAAACGGGTTGACAATCCGTGTATACGGCACAAAAGCTGGGATTGAATGGCACCAACAAAACCCGAATTATCTAACGGTTAAAGGTACTGACGGAATCTACAAAACATTGTCAAAAGGCACAGGCGTTCTTTGTGACGCAGCAAAGGCCGCAGGACGATTACCTGCGGGGCATCCGGATGGGTTTATTGAATCATACGCCAACCTTTACCGTGAAGCATACAAATCTATCCGCGAAGAAGTCAGCGGGAAAAGGTTTACGATTTACGACTATCCTACTGTTGAGGACGGTGTTACAGGTAATGCTTTTATTGAGACTGTCCTCGCAAGCGCGGGTAGTAAATCCAAATGGGTTAAGATGAAGAAGTAA
- a CDS encoding polysaccharide deacetylase family protein codes for MLKIVFSSITAILIFLSGTCMAETFNKIVYKPGITKTYGGVTRGPVDTKTLALVFTGGSYADCGTLILNTLRKHNDAKANFFFIGEFLRKDAFGNLIDRIISDGHYIGPHSDAHLLYCPWENRSHTLVTKDEFIVDLAKNFDELAKFGVNKKNALLWIPPYEWYNDTISAWSDEYGLGIINLTQGTLAAADYTLDTDKNFRSNQTIYESIIKKEQTDHNGLNGYILLMHIGTAPGRTEKFATRLDNLMSYLEDKEYQFSRVDDMLLVKSTETVTVVWPDTKTKPVSVNKEK; via the coding sequence ATGTTAAAAATTGTATTTTCAAGTATTACCGCAATTCTAATATTTTTATCAGGTACATGTATGGCGGAAACGTTTAACAAAATCGTGTATAAACCCGGGATTACAAAAACCTACGGCGGGGTAACCCGCGGGCCGGTGGATACCAAAACATTGGCATTAGTCTTCACAGGCGGATCATACGCTGACTGTGGAACGCTTATCCTTAATACGTTAAGGAAACATAACGACGCAAAAGCAAATTTCTTTTTTATCGGCGAATTTTTGAGGAAAGACGCCTTTGGCAACCTTATTGACCGTATAATTTCGGATGGACACTATATTGGCCCGCATAGTGACGCGCATTTACTGTACTGCCCCTGGGAGAACCGTTCTCACACGCTGGTAACAAAAGACGAATTTATCGTCGACCTCGCAAAAAACTTTGATGAACTCGCGAAATTCGGGGTTAACAAAAAAAATGCGTTACTCTGGATCCCTCCCTATGAATGGTATAACGACACAATCTCCGCGTGGAGTGACGAGTACGGGCTTGGGATTATTAACCTTACCCAGGGAACATTAGCCGCAGCGGACTATACCTTGGATACCGACAAAAATTTCCGGTCAAACCAAACGATTTATGAAAGTATTATTAAAAAAGAACAAACCGACCATAACGGGCTAAACGGATATATTTTGTTAATGCATATTGGCACCGCTCCGGGACGGACAGAAAAGTTTGCTACCCGGCTTGATAACCTGATGTCCTATCTTGAAGATAAAGAATATCAGTTCTCACGGGTGGACGATATGTTACTCGTAAAATCAACGGAAACTGTCACTGTAGTATGGCCGGATACGAAAACTAAGCCAGTATCTGTTAACAAGGAGAAATAA